A stretch of the Comamonas testosteroni TK102 genome encodes the following:
- a CDS encoding ABC transporter permease subunit, giving the protein MSEAVQINHLPATTARVQPKPPAPQASGPVKTSRFKTPGEGSSLGISIVTVALLLALWFAATNLGWIKPLFLPSPQAVFQQFYEYLTGQANDKPLWQHFSASLLRVTVAFWLAFIIAVPLGIAMGMSRIARGVFDPPIEFYRPLPPLAYLPLIIIWFGIDETPKILLIFLSCFAPLALAARSGMRSAAQEQINAAYSMGASYFQVIRHVILPAALPDILVGMRIAIGFGWTTLVAAEMVAANVGLGQMVLNASNFLRTDIVIMGIIVIGMIAYVFDLFMRWVEKRLVPWKGRM; this is encoded by the coding sequence ATGTCTGAAGCAGTCCAAATCAACCATCTGCCCGCCACCACCGCGCGCGTGCAGCCCAAGCCCCCTGCGCCACAGGCGTCGGGACCGGTGAAGACCAGTCGCTTCAAGACCCCCGGAGAAGGCTCCAGCCTCGGCATCAGCATCGTCACCGTGGCCTTGCTGCTGGCACTGTGGTTCGCCGCCACCAATCTCGGCTGGATCAAGCCCTTGTTCCTGCCCAGCCCGCAGGCTGTGTTCCAGCAGTTCTATGAATACCTGACCGGGCAGGCCAACGACAAACCGCTGTGGCAGCATTTCTCGGCAAGTCTGCTGCGCGTGACCGTCGCGTTCTGGCTGGCCTTCATTATTGCCGTTCCGCTGGGCATTGCGATGGGAATGTCACGCATCGCACGTGGCGTCTTCGACCCCCCCATCGAGTTCTACCGCCCCCTGCCGCCACTGGCCTATCTGCCGCTGATCATCATCTGGTTCGGCATCGATGAAACGCCGAAGATTCTGCTGATCTTCCTGAGCTGCTTTGCCCCCTTGGCCCTGGCGGCCCGCTCGGGCATGCGCAGCGCAGCACAGGAGCAGATCAATGCCGCCTATTCGATGGGAGCAAGCTATTTCCAGGTGATCCGCCATGTGATCTTGCCGGCGGCCCTGCCCGACATTCTGGTGGGCATGCGCATTGCCATCGGCTTCGGCTGGACGACTCTGGTTGCCGCCGAAATGGTGGCGGCGAACGTGGGTCTGGGTCAGATGGTGCTCAACGCCTCGAACTTCCTGCGCACCGACATCGTGATCATGGGCATCATCGTCATCGGCATGATCGCCTATGTGTTCGACCTGTTCATGCGCTGGGTCGAAAAGCGCCTGGTTCCATGGAAGGGACGCATGTAA
- a CDS encoding cobaltochelatase CobT-related protein — MSAETSGPASLSRMEAWGGAMLRAITGDASLQWSGQTLYRGTTPIPQAAAHHSQVPLLQTDQRGLLDSMGLRLQWSDQVLFQAHLPQDPVECMVFELLEQLRVESLVPEAWPGARENMRQRFVNWCQAFVDSGLTESSLGILLFAVAITAWSRLTGHEIPERMADLVESTRMSMACPLGRHWDRLRRFRDRQQQFVQPALAVSRWVGMAVRAAQEDAPRGAGGPRRRSSFALPLHFESQSQDGMPVAQSGDSRAWAGTAQSYRVFTREFDREVQAGELIRALQLAQFREQMDEELARSGWQQAGRLARYLQQRLASTQRNGWNFGLEEGHLDGSRLSLLVTDPQQRAIFKDEMQRPVNETAVTILMDCSGSMKTFARPLSLLLDVLGRSLEMAGASVEILGFSTQAWNGGRTRRRWQRAGQPQFPGRLNERLHIVFKDGAKPWRHARHGIAALRKPDIFREGIDGEAVEWACQRLRAKTAQRRILLVVSDGCPMDTATHQANDEHYLDQHLRQVLAAQERMGGVKVCALGVGLDLGIFYRQRLAVDLQHDIDEALLFSVAEMLCRR, encoded by the coding sequence ATGAGCGCCGAGACCTCCGGCCCTGCCTCGCTGTCTCGCATGGAGGCCTGGGGCGGCGCCATGCTGCGCGCGATCACCGGCGACGCCAGCCTGCAGTGGAGTGGCCAGACGCTGTACCGCGGCACCACGCCCATACCCCAGGCGGCGGCCCACCATAGCCAGGTGCCGCTGCTGCAGACGGATCAGCGAGGCCTGCTCGACAGCATGGGGCTGCGTCTGCAGTGGAGCGACCAGGTCCTGTTTCAGGCGCATCTGCCTCAGGATCCGGTGGAGTGCATGGTGTTCGAGCTGCTCGAGCAGTTGCGCGTGGAGAGTCTGGTGCCCGAGGCCTGGCCCGGAGCGCGCGAGAACATGCGCCAGCGCTTTGTGAACTGGTGCCAGGCATTCGTGGATTCCGGCCTCACGGAAAGCAGTCTGGGCATCTTGCTGTTTGCGGTGGCCATCACGGCCTGGAGCCGGTTGACCGGACACGAGATACCTGAGCGCATGGCCGATCTGGTGGAGTCCACGCGGATGTCCATGGCTTGCCCGCTGGGCCGCCACTGGGATCGGCTGCGCCGCTTCAGAGACCGGCAGCAGCAGTTTGTCCAGCCTGCCCTGGCTGTCAGCCGCTGGGTCGGCATGGCGGTGCGTGCGGCGCAGGAGGATGCGCCGCGCGGTGCCGGCGGCCCCAGGCGGCGCAGCAGTTTTGCCCTGCCTCTGCACTTTGAATCCCAGAGTCAGGATGGCATGCCCGTGGCGCAAAGCGGCGACAGCCGGGCCTGGGCCGGAACCGCGCAAAGCTACCGGGTTTTCACGCGCGAGTTCGATAGGGAGGTGCAGGCCGGTGAGCTGATCCGTGCGCTGCAGCTGGCCCAGTTCCGGGAGCAGATGGACGAGGAGCTGGCGCGTTCGGGATGGCAGCAGGCCGGGCGGCTGGCGCGCTATCTGCAGCAGCGCCTGGCCAGCACGCAGCGCAACGGCTGGAACTTCGGGCTGGAGGAAGGCCATCTGGACGGCAGCCGTCTGTCCCTGCTGGTGACGGACCCGCAGCAGCGCGCGATTTTCAAGGACGAAATGCAGCGCCCCGTCAACGAGACCGCTGTCACTATTCTCATGGACTGCTCGGGTTCCATGAAAACCTTTGCCAGGCCCCTGTCGCTATTGCTCGATGTGCTGGGGCGGTCGCTGGAGATGGCTGGAGCGAGCGTGGAGATACTGGGTTTTTCCACCCAGGCCTGGAATGGCGGCAGAACGCGCCGCCGCTGGCAGCGCGCGGGCCAGCCCCAGTTTCCGGGGCGTCTCAACGAGCGCCTGCACATTGTCTTCAAGGACGGGGCCAAGCCCTGGCGTCATGCCCGGCACGGCATTGCGGCGCTGCGCAAGCCCGACATCTTTCGTGAAGGCATCGACGGCGAGGCTGTGGAATGGGCCTGCCAGAGGCTGCGTGCAAAGACCGCGCAGCGTCGCATCCTGCTTGTCGTCTCCGATGGCTGTCCCATGGACACTGCGACCCATCAGGCCAATGACGAGCATTATCTGGATCAGCATCTGCGGCAGGTTCTTGCCGCCCAGGAGCGCATGGGCGGCGTGAAGGTCTGCGCCCTGGGCGTCGGGCTGGATCTGGGGATCTTCTATCGTCAAAGACTTGCCGTCGATCTGCAGCACGATATCGACGAGGCCTTGCTGTTTTCGGTGGCCGAGATGCTGTGCCGGCGATGA
- a CDS encoding IclR family transcriptional regulator — MIDNDMKHSEDTPSARLDGDTPNLRLFALLEAVAQKSQPFTLQTMVEETGLPKPTMHRMLAQLESAGILQRDGNGRHYGTGQRLMRLAENVLLNNTTHGARHAVLTQLVRELGESCNITAFSGSEVLYLDRVETPAPLRFYLHPGSRVPAHCSATGKLFLSQMSPAQRRRLLANVPLETFTGNTLTTFEALDQELDQVRAQGYAFDNEEFLPGLLCLGVLVPAPQGNSNMGLAVQAPIMRFSKEKALSFLPKLQAAVAAIARINDDVPPEADDD; from the coding sequence ATGATCGACAACGATATGAAGCACAGCGAAGACACCCCCTCGGCTCGCCTGGACGGAGATACGCCCAATCTGCGTTTGTTCGCGCTGCTGGAAGCCGTGGCGCAGAAGAGCCAGCCCTTCACCTTGCAAACCATGGTGGAAGAGACAGGGTTGCCCAAGCCGACCATGCACCGCATGCTTGCGCAGCTGGAAAGCGCGGGAATCCTGCAAAGGGATGGCAACGGTCGCCACTACGGCACGGGCCAGCGGCTGATGCGGCTGGCGGAGAACGTGTTGCTCAACAACACCACGCATGGTGCGCGCCATGCGGTGCTGACCCAGCTGGTGCGCGAGCTCGGCGAGAGCTGCAACATCACCGCTTTCTCGGGCAGCGAGGTCTTGTATCTGGACCGCGTGGAGACGCCGGCGCCGCTGCGCTTTTATCTGCATCCGGGCTCGCGCGTGCCCGCGCACTGTTCGGCCACGGGCAAGCTGTTCCTGAGCCAGATGTCGCCCGCCCAGCGCCGCCGGCTGCTGGCCAATGTGCCGCTGGAAACGTTCACCGGCAATACGTTGACGACCTTCGAGGCGCTGGACCAGGAGCTCGATCAGGTGCGGGCGCAGGGCTACGCCTTCGACAACGAGGAGTTCCTGCCCGGGCTGCTGTGCCTTGGCGTGCTGGTGCCAGCGCCCCAGGGCAACTCCAATATGGGGCTTGCCGTGCAGGCACCCATCATGCGTTTTTCCAAGGAGAAGGCCTTGTCCTTTCTTCCCAAGCTGCAGGCGGCCGTCGCGGCGATCGCCCGCATTAACGATGACGTTCCACCGGAAGCCGATGATGACTGA
- a CDS encoding AAA family ATPase yields the protein MTDLSLLQPTRTVSVRDVFGIDTDMSVPAFAEPGEHVPAIDKAYRLNPQVTQAILAGFSHNRRVVIQGLHGTGKSTHIEQVAARLNWPCVRVNLDGHISRLDLVGKDSIVLQDGKQVTQFQEGILPWALQRPVAMVFDEYDAGRPDVMFVIQRVLEREGSFTLLDQKRVIEPHPCFRLFATMNTLGQGNLNGLYHGTQQLNHAQLDRWNLVTSLNYLPPAEEAAIVLARVPELATADGRRKVDAMVALAGLTRKGFAVGDLSLLMSPRTVISWAENITIFHDLKLAFELSFLNKCEPAERAVVREYFQRCFAQELAQPEEPALALLA from the coding sequence ATGACTGACCTGAGCCTGCTGCAGCCCACCCGCACCGTCAGCGTGCGCGATGTATTTGGCATCGACACGGACATGAGCGTGCCGGCTTTTGCCGAGCCGGGCGAGCATGTTCCCGCCATTGACAAGGCCTACCGCCTGAATCCGCAGGTGACGCAAGCCATCCTGGCGGGCTTCTCGCACAACCGGCGCGTCGTCATTCAGGGACTGCACGGCACGGGCAAATCCACACATATAGAGCAGGTGGCGGCGAGGCTGAACTGGCCCTGCGTGCGCGTGAATCTGGACGGTCATATCAGCCGCCTGGATCTGGTGGGCAAGGACAGCATCGTGCTGCAGGATGGCAAGCAGGTGACCCAGTTCCAGGAAGGCATCCTGCCCTGGGCGCTGCAGCGGCCCGTGGCCATGGTGTTTGACGAGTACGATGCCGGCCGCCCCGACGTGATGTTCGTCATCCAGCGGGTTCTGGAGCGTGAGGGCAGCTTTACCTTGCTCGATCAGAAGCGGGTGATTGAGCCGCATCCCTGCTTTCGGCTGTTTGCCACCATGAACACCCTGGGCCAGGGCAATCTCAACGGGCTCTATCACGGCACCCAGCAGCTCAACCATGCCCAGCTCGATCGCTGGAATCTGGTCACCAGCCTGAACTATCTGCCCCCGGCCGAGGAAGCGGCCATCGTGCTGGCGCGCGTGCCGGAACTGGCCACGGCCGACGGGCGCCGCAAGGTGGACGCCATGGTGGCGCTGGCCGGGCTGACGCGCAAGGGCTTTGCGGTGGGCGATCTGTCCTTGCTGATGTCTCCGCGTACGGTGATTAGCTGGGCCGAGAACATCACCATCTTCCACGACCTGAAGCTGGCCTTCGAGCTGTCTTTTCTCAACAAATGCGAGCCTGCCGAGCGTGCCGTCGTGCGCGAGTATTTCCAGCGCTGCTTCGCCCAGGAGCTGGCGCAGCCCGAAGAACCTGCACTGGCGTTGCTGGCATGA